A region of Piscinibacter gummiphilus DNA encodes the following proteins:
- a CDS encoding response regulator yields MAADSQVSPQTQVDVLVVDDDRDSADTLGLVLSARGHTVQCAYGGVAALELIFKLRPAVIVTDIAMPSFDGMTVAASVNRMALERPPTLIAYSALIASPDVLRASIECGIVDSFLKPDQLDELCARVDEALADPDVTRPVGP; encoded by the coding sequence ATGGCCGCCGATTCACAGGTTTCGCCCCAGACGCAAGTGGACGTCCTCGTGGTGGACGATGATCGAGACAGCGCGGACACCCTGGGCCTCGTGCTCTCCGCCAGGGGCCACACGGTCCAGTGCGCCTACGGCGGCGTTGCGGCGCTCGAGCTGATCTTCAAGCTGCGCCCCGCGGTCATCGTGACCGACATCGCCATGCCCAGCTTCGACGGCATGACCGTGGCCGCGTCGGTGAACCGCATGGCCCTGGAACGCCCGCCCACCCTGATCGCCTACTCGGCGCTCATCGCCAGTCCCGACGTTCTTCGCGCATCGATCGAGTGCGGCATCGTCGACAGTTTCCTGAAGCCGGACCAGCTGGACGAACTTTGCGCTCGCGTCGATGAGGCCCTGGCAGACCCGGACGTGACGCGCCCCGTCGGCCCCTGA
- a CDS encoding DUF2855 family protein, which translates to MTTLSRLQTDKTALHRTRVESQPLPPLQPGEALLKIDRLAVTTNNITYAAFGDTPHLRYWSFFPTGDAAWGHMPAWGFADVVESTVDGIEAGERFYGYWPIASHLVVQPVRVTDRGFYDGTPHRLDLTSAYNQYQRTRTDAAYRAADENYQMLVRPLFITSFMLADFLEDNQFFGAKQIVVSSASSKTAYGTVFCLQDRPGITLVGLTSPGNRAFVDGLGAYDRSVNYADVTSLDPAVPTLYVDFSGDVDLRRRVHEHFGASLVHDCYAGSAHTHDHISTAPQDFPGPKPQAYFAPNQIKKRNADWGGAEVTRKFNEAQLAFIRRVGDAQNPWMRVQEHKGFAAAQDLVDALGSGRVDPQLGHVVVL; encoded by the coding sequence ATGACCACCCTCAGCCGCCTGCAGACCGACAAGACCGCGCTGCACCGCACCCGCGTCGAATCGCAACCGCTGCCCCCGCTGCAGCCCGGCGAAGCGCTGCTGAAGATCGACCGCCTGGCCGTCACCACGAACAACATCACGTACGCCGCGTTCGGCGACACGCCGCACCTGCGCTACTGGAGCTTCTTCCCCACCGGCGACGCGGCCTGGGGCCACATGCCCGCCTGGGGCTTCGCCGACGTGGTCGAAAGCACCGTGGACGGCATCGAAGCCGGCGAACGCTTCTACGGCTACTGGCCCATCGCCAGCCACCTCGTGGTGCAGCCCGTGCGCGTGACCGACCGCGGCTTCTACGACGGCACCCCGCACCGCCTCGACCTGACCTCGGCCTACAACCAGTACCAGCGCACCCGCACCGACGCGGCGTACCGCGCCGCCGACGAGAACTACCAGATGCTCGTGCGCCCGCTCTTCATCACGTCGTTCATGCTGGCCGACTTCCTGGAGGACAACCAGTTCTTCGGCGCGAAGCAGATCGTGGTCTCCAGCGCGTCGAGCAAGACCGCCTACGGCACCGTCTTCTGCCTGCAGGACCGCCCCGGCATCACGCTCGTGGGCCTCACGTCGCCGGGCAACCGCGCGTTCGTCGACGGCCTGGGCGCGTACGACCGCAGCGTCAACTACGCCGACGTCACGTCGCTCGATCCGGCCGTGCCCACGCTGTACGTCGACTTCTCCGGCGACGTGGACCTGCGCCGACGCGTGCACGAGCACTTCGGCGCCTCGCTGGTGCACGACTGCTACGCCGGCTCGGCCCACACGCACGACCACATCAGCACCGCGCCGCAGGACTTCCCGGGTCCGAAGCCGCAGGCCTACTTCGCGCCGAACCAGATCAAGAAGCGCAATGCCGACTGGGGTGGCGCCGAGGTGACGCGCAAGTTCAACGAGGCCCAGCTGGCGTTCATCCGGCGCGTGGGCGATGCGCAGAACCCGTGGATGCGGGTGCAGGAGCACAAGGGGTTCGCGGCAGCGCAGGACCTCGTGGATGCGCTGGGGTCGGGCCGCGTGGACCCGCAACTCGGGCACGTGGTGGTGCTCTGA
- a CDS encoding phosphatidate cytidylyltransferase: protein MGSLRALTVSQQIGLLFVAIFGLLILATVLAFWRSLKEMTPRQAALHHRFVLDLRAVWIGTVLFWISWALGAAVATLLFAVVSFLALREFITLTHTRRADHRALLAVFFVVLPLQYVLAAGRAFNLFSVFIPVYAFAVLPILAALGNDATRFLERTAKIQWGTMVCVYGMSHAPALLLLSFPRYEERGAFLVLYIVIVVAVAQITHELVARRLRRRPIARHINRNLSWRTWLASALAGGLAGGLLYWITPFKPPQSFLIAFIAAGCAIFGDLVMKAMKRDAGIQRQGSTGSVTGAVGLLDRVAPMCFAAPVFFHSVRWYFGA, encoded by the coding sequence ATGGGCTCGCTGCGCGCCCTCACCGTCTCCCAGCAGATCGGCCTGCTGTTCGTCGCCATCTTCGGGCTGCTGATCCTCGCCACCGTGCTGGCGTTCTGGCGGTCGCTGAAGGAGATGACCCCGCGGCAGGCCGCGCTGCACCACCGCTTCGTGCTGGACCTGCGCGCGGTGTGGATCGGCACCGTGCTGTTCTGGATCTCCTGGGCGCTCGGCGCGGCCGTCGCCACGCTGCTGTTCGCGGTGGTGTCCTTCCTCGCGCTGCGCGAGTTCATCACGCTGACCCACACGCGGCGGGCCGACCACCGCGCGCTGCTGGCCGTCTTCTTCGTCGTGCTGCCGCTGCAGTACGTGCTGGCCGCGGGCCGCGCGTTCAACCTGTTCTCGGTCTTCATCCCCGTGTACGCGTTCGCCGTGCTGCCCATCCTGGCCGCGCTCGGCAACGACGCCACCCGTTTCCTCGAACGCACCGCGAAGATCCAGTGGGGCACGATGGTGTGCGTGTACGGCATGAGCCACGCGCCCGCACTGCTGCTGCTCAGCTTCCCGCGGTACGAGGAGCGCGGCGCGTTCCTCGTGCTCTACATCGTGATCGTGGTGGCCGTCGCGCAGATCACGCACGAACTCGTGGCCCGCCGCCTGCGCCGCCGCCCCATCGCGCGCCACATCAACCGCAACCTGTCGTGGCGCACGTGGCTCGCCTCGGCGCTGGCCGGCGGCCTCGCGGGCGGCCTGCTGTACTGGATCACGCCGTTCAAGCCACCGCAGTCCTTCCTGATCGCGTTCATCGCCGCCGGCTGCGCCATCTTCGGCGACCTCGTGATGAAGGCGATGAAACGCGACGCCGGCATCCAGCGCCAGGGCAGCACGGGTTCGGTCACCGGCGCCGTGGGCCTGCTCGACCGCGTCGCGCCGATGTGTTTCGCGGCGCCCGTCTTCTTCCATTCGGTGCGCTGGTACTTCGGCGCGTGA
- the ruvC gene encoding crossover junction endodeoxyribonuclease RuvC, whose amino-acid sequence MRVLGIDPALRTTGFGVIDVEGPHLHYVASGTIKTEAVDTGHLPGRLKVIYDGIREITTRYSPTCASIEIVFVNVNPQSTLLLGQARGAAITGLVAAGLDVSEYTALQMKKSIVGHGHAKKEQIQEMVMRLLHLPGLPGKDAADALGLAICHAHASKSFAAIEKATQRERSVTAQYKGGRVR is encoded by the coding sequence ATGCGAGTCCTCGGCATCGACCCCGCATTGCGCACCACCGGCTTCGGCGTCATCGACGTCGAGGGGCCGCACCTGCACTACGTGGCCAGCGGCACCATCAAGACCGAAGCCGTCGACACCGGCCACCTGCCCGGTCGCCTGAAAGTCATCTACGACGGCATCCGCGAGATCACCACGCGCTACAGCCCCACCTGCGCGTCCATCGAGATCGTGTTCGTCAACGTCAACCCGCAGAGCACGCTGCTGCTGGGCCAGGCCCGCGGCGCGGCCATCACCGGCCTCGTGGCCGCGGGGCTCGACGTGTCCGAGTACACCGCGCTGCAGATGAAGAAGTCCATCGTGGGCCACGGCCACGCGAAGAAAGAGCAGATCCAGGAGATGGTGATGCGCCTGCTGCACCTGCCGGGGCTGCCGGGCAAGGACGCGGCAGATGCACTGGGGCTCGCGATCTGCCATGCGCATGCGTCGAAGTCGTTCGCGGCGATCGAGAAGGCGACGCAGCGGGAGCGCAGTGTCACGGCGCAGTACAAGGGCGGGCGGGTTCGCTGA
- a CDS encoding lysophospholipid acyltransferase family protein encodes MTRPEAVGLALSFLARLITGAQGHWYGCPPKAEQRIYFANHQSHFDWVLIWASLPRDLRAQTRPIAARDYWTATKLKHWITREVFNAVYVSRVRTEDEDPLEPLAEALRNGDSLVIFPEGTRGNKGDPAAFKAGLFHLAEQFPDVQLIPTWIDNVQRVMPKGEVVPVPILCSVTFGAPMQLARDEDKRTFLTRARDAVVALRSVAA; translated from the coding sequence ATGACTCGTCCTGAAGCCGTCGGCCTCGCCCTGTCGTTCCTCGCGCGCCTGATCACGGGCGCGCAGGGGCACTGGTACGGTTGTCCGCCGAAAGCGGAGCAGCGCATCTACTTCGCGAACCACCAGAGCCACTTCGACTGGGTGCTGATCTGGGCGTCGCTGCCGCGCGACCTGCGCGCGCAGACACGCCCCATCGCCGCCCGCGACTACTGGACGGCCACGAAGCTCAAGCACTGGATCACCCGCGAGGTGTTCAACGCCGTCTACGTGAGCCGCGTGCGCACCGAGGACGAAGACCCGCTGGAGCCGCTCGCCGAGGCGCTGCGCAACGGCGATTCGCTGGTGATCTTCCCCGAGGGCACCCGCGGCAACAAGGGCGACCCCGCCGCGTTCAAGGCGGGCCTCTTCCACCTCGCCGAACAGTTCCCCGACGTGCAGCTCATCCCCACCTGGATCGACAACGTGCAGCGCGTGATGCCCAAGGGCGAGGTCGTGCCCGTGCCCATCCTGTGTTCGGTCACGTTCGGCGCGCCGATGCAGCTGGCCAGGGACGAGGACAAGCGCACCTTCCTCACCCGCGCGCGCGACGCCGTGGTGGCCCTGCGGAGCGTGGCCGCCTGA
- a CDS encoding GntR family transcriptional regulator, with protein MPPPRSTPALQSIRPTRKQVPRAVPAAPATPVDTAQRIIESITTAIVERRLMPGTKLAEQKIADIFQVSRTIVRQALHQLSRDKLITLEKARGARVAQPSVEEARQVFEVRHMLESSMIRRAALELTPAHIVRLRAHLEDERSAVQRTDVSGRTRLLADFHVVLASMLGNDTLADILRDLLSRSSLISLMYQSAHSAEHSYAEHVAIVDALERRDARAAVQLMGEHLQHVEHNLQTLPRIPDLESVLRPEK; from the coding sequence ATGCCGCCCCCGCGTTCCACGCCCGCCCTGCAATCGATCCGTCCGACACGGAAGCAAGTTCCGCGCGCAGTCCCGGCCGCGCCGGCCACGCCGGTCGACACGGCCCAGCGCATCATCGAATCCATCACGACCGCCATCGTCGAGCGGCGCCTGATGCCCGGCACCAAGCTCGCCGAGCAGAAGATCGCCGACATCTTCCAGGTCTCGCGCACCATCGTGCGGCAGGCGCTGCACCAGTTGAGCCGCGACAAGCTCATCACGCTCGAGAAGGCGCGCGGCGCCCGCGTGGCCCAGCCCAGCGTCGAAGAGGCCCGCCAGGTGTTCGAGGTGCGGCACATGCTCGAGAGCTCGATGATCCGCCGCGCCGCGCTCGAACTCACGCCGGCCCACATCGTGCGCCTGCGCGCCCATCTCGAAGATGAACGCTCGGCGGTGCAGCGCACCGACGTGTCGGGCCGCACGCGGCTGCTGGCCGACTTCCACGTGGTGCTGGCCTCCATGCTCGGCAACGACACGCTCGCCGACATCCTGCGCGACCTGCTGTCGCGCAGCTCGTTGATCTCGCTGATGTACCAGAGCGCCCATTCGGCGGAACATTCGTACGCGGAACACGTGGCCATCGTCGACGCCCTCGAACGCCGCGACGCGCGCGCCGCCGTGCAGCTGATGGGCGAGCACCTGCAGCACGTGGAACACAACCTGCAGACGCTGCCCCGCATCCCCGACCTCGAATCCGTGCTGCGGCCGGAGAAGTGA
- the uraD gene encoding 2-oxo-4-hydroxy-4-carboxy-5-ureidoimidazoline decarboxylase yields MSLDTLNLASREDALTWLHGLYEHSPWVAEAVVDRRPYASAAQLRNAMAQTVREAPRDLQLALLRAHPELAGKLAERGELTAESTSEQLRAGLKACSPEELARLRELNAAYLEKFGWPFIVAVRGPRGTGLTRAEIIATFERRLLALPDAEFGECLRNVHRIAELRLNDKLGLEPVLGNQVWDCAELLAQHTDAGFDTLGQLTVTYLTPAHQACQVQLQRWMNDCGFDEVTVDAVGNVVGVYHGKSPDAPRLLTGSHYDTVRNGGKYDGRLGIFVPMVAVRELHQQGRRLPFAIEVVGFAEEEGQRYKATFLGSGALIGQFDTAWLDQRDAGGITMREAMAEAGRDPSLVPSLKRDPSKYLGFVEVHIEQGPVLTELDLPLGVVTSINGSVRFVGEVTGVASHAGTTPMDRRRDAATAVAELALYVELRAATQPGVVGTVGMLTVPDGSINVVPGRCQFSLDLRAGSDELRDALMNDVLAALERIAERRGVLYSLEETMRASAAPSAPAWQLRWESAVVATGVPVFRLPSGAGHDAMKLHEVMPQAMLFVRGGNGGISHNPLETITSDDAQLSVEAFLHLVDQLAEAMPTP; encoded by the coding sequence ATGAGCCTCGACACGCTGAACCTGGCGTCCCGCGAGGACGCGCTGACCTGGCTGCACGGCCTGTACGAACACTCGCCGTGGGTCGCCGAGGCGGTGGTCGACCGCCGCCCGTACGCGAGCGCGGCGCAACTCAGGAACGCGATGGCGCAGACCGTGCGCGAGGCCCCGCGCGACCTGCAGCTGGCGCTGCTGCGCGCCCACCCGGAACTGGCCGGCAAACTCGCCGAACGCGGTGAACTGACGGCCGAGTCCACCAGCGAGCAGCTTCGCGCGGGCCTGAAGGCCTGTTCGCCCGAGGAGCTGGCCCGCCTGCGCGAACTCAACGCCGCCTACCTCGAGAAGTTCGGCTGGCCGTTCATCGTGGCGGTGCGCGGCCCGCGAGGCACCGGCCTCACGCGCGCCGAGATCATCGCCACGTTCGAACGCCGCCTGCTGGCGCTGCCGGACGCCGAGTTCGGCGAGTGCCTGCGCAACGTGCACCGCATCGCCGAGCTGCGACTCAACGACAAGCTGGGCCTCGAACCCGTGCTCGGCAACCAGGTGTGGGACTGCGCCGAACTGCTGGCCCAGCACACCGACGCCGGCTTCGACACGCTGGGCCAGCTCACCGTCACGTACCTCACCCCGGCCCACCAGGCCTGCCAGGTGCAGCTGCAGCGCTGGATGAACGACTGCGGCTTCGACGAGGTGACCGTCGACGCCGTGGGCAACGTGGTGGGCGTGTACCACGGGAAATCGCCCGACGCGCCGCGCCTGCTCACCGGCAGCCACTACGACACCGTGCGCAACGGCGGCAAGTACGACGGCCGCCTGGGCATCTTCGTGCCGATGGTGGCCGTGCGCGAGCTGCACCAGCAGGGCCGCCGCCTGCCGTTCGCCATCGAGGTCGTCGGCTTCGCGGAAGAGGAGGGGCAGCGCTACAAGGCCACGTTCCTCGGCTCGGGCGCGCTCATCGGCCAGTTCGACACCGCCTGGCTCGACCAGCGCGACGCCGGTGGCATCACGATGCGCGAGGCCATGGCCGAGGCCGGCCGCGACCCCTCGCTCGTGCCCTCGCTGAAGCGCGACCCGTCGAAGTACCTCGGTTTCGTCGAGGTGCACATCGAGCAGGGCCCGGTGCTCACCGAACTCGACCTGCCGCTCGGCGTCGTGACCTCCATCAACGGCAGCGTGCGCTTCGTGGGCGAGGTGACCGGTGTCGCGAGCCATGCCGGCACCACGCCGATGGACCGCCGCCGCGACGCGGCCACCGCGGTCGCCGAACTCGCGCTGTACGTGGAGCTGCGCGCCGCCACACAACCCGGCGTGGTGGGCACCGTGGGCATGCTCACCGTGCCCGACGGCTCCATCAACGTCGTGCCCGGCCGCTGCCAGTTCAGCCTGGACCTGCGCGCCGGCAGCGACGAACTGCGCGACGCGCTGATGAACGACGTGCTGGCCGCGCTCGAACGCATCGCCGAACGCCGTGGCGTGCTGTACTCGCTGGAGGAGACGATGCGCGCGTCCGCCGCACCCAGCGCCCCCGCCTGGCAGCTGCGCTGGGAATCGGCCGTGGTCGCGACCGGCGTGCCGGTGTTCCGGCTGCCGAGCGGCGCGGGCCACGACGCGATGAAGCTGCACGAGGTGATGCCGCAGGCCATGCTGTTCGTGCGCGGCGGCAACGGCGGCATCAGCCACAACCCCCTCGAGACCATCACCAGCGACGATGCCCAACTGAGCGTCGAGGCGTTCCTGCACCTCGTCGACCAGCTGGCCGAAGCGATGCCGACCCCCTGA
- the uraH gene encoding hydroxyisourate hydrolase has product MGKLTTHVLDTMNGCPAAGMLIGLYRVQDGQPVLVRQAVLNHDGRTDGPLLDDTTFATGRYRLVFEVAAYFRGRGVELPEPPFLEAVPIDFGLANPLQHYHVPLLTSPWAYSTYRGS; this is encoded by the coding sequence ATGGGAAAACTCACCACGCACGTGCTCGACACCATGAACGGCTGCCCGGCGGCCGGCATGCTCATCGGCCTGTACAGGGTGCAGGACGGCCAGCCCGTGCTCGTGCGCCAGGCCGTGCTCAACCACGACGGCCGCACCGACGGTCCGCTGCTCGACGACACCACCTTCGCCACCGGCCGCTACCGCCTCGTGTTCGAGGTGGCGGCGTACTTCCGGGGCCGCGGCGTCGAACTGCCCGAGCCTCCGTTCCTCGAGGCGGTGCCCATCGACTTCGGCCTCGCCAACCCGCTCCAGCACTACCACGTGCCTCTGCTCACGAGCCCGTGGGCCTACTCCACGTACCGCGGCAGCTGA
- a CDS encoding M20 family metallopeptidase, translated as MTDHDRLDAWVDAHFDEQVQFLQQLVRVPTDTPPGNNAPHAERTAALLAPFGFDAERHAVPEAEVRAYGLEAITNLIVRRRYGEGRTVALNAHGDVVPPGEGWTHDPYGGEVADGKLYGRAAAVSKSDFSTFTFAVRALESLGLALKGGVELHFTYDEEFGGEMGPGWLLAQGLTKPDLVVAAGFSYQVVTGHNGCLQFEVTVHGRAAHAAIPDTGIDALQAAVTLLQALYAQNDKYRQVTSAVAGITHPYLNVGRIDGGTNTNVVPGKVVLKLDRRMIPEEVPADVEADVRRVIAEAAARCPGVSVDVRRILLANPLKPLPGNRPLVDALKRHGESVFGEPIAECGTPLYADARLYGERGIPAVIYGAGPRTLLESNAKRSDEHVVLDDLRKATKVVARTLLDLLR; from the coding sequence ATGACCGACCACGACCGACTCGACGCGTGGGTCGACGCGCACTTCGACGAACAGGTGCAGTTCCTGCAGCAGCTCGTCCGCGTCCCCACCGACACCCCGCCCGGCAACAACGCCCCGCACGCGGAGCGCACCGCCGCACTGCTCGCCCCCTTCGGCTTCGACGCCGAACGCCACGCCGTGCCCGAAGCCGAGGTGCGCGCCTACGGCCTCGAAGCCATCACCAACCTGATCGTGCGCCGCCGCTACGGCGAAGGCCGCACCGTCGCGCTGAACGCCCACGGCGACGTGGTGCCGCCGGGCGAGGGCTGGACGCACGACCCGTACGGCGGCGAGGTGGCCGACGGCAAGCTGTACGGCCGCGCCGCGGCCGTCAGCAAGAGCGACTTCTCCACGTTCACGTTCGCGGTGCGCGCCCTCGAATCACTCGGCCTCGCGCTGAAGGGCGGCGTCGAACTGCATTTCACGTACGACGAGGAATTCGGCGGCGAGATGGGCCCCGGCTGGCTGCTGGCCCAGGGCCTGACGAAGCCCGACCTCGTGGTGGCCGCCGGCTTCAGCTATCAGGTGGTCACCGGCCACAACGGCTGCCTGCAATTCGAGGTGACGGTGCACGGGCGCGCGGCGCATGCGGCGATCCCCGACACCGGCATCGACGCACTGCAGGCGGCGGTCACGCTGCTGCAGGCGCTGTACGCCCAGAACGACAAGTACAGGCAGGTGACCTCCGCGGTCGCCGGCATCACCCACCCGTACCTGAACGTGGGCCGCATCGACGGCGGCACCAACACCAACGTGGTCCCTGGCAAGGTCGTGCTCAAGCTCGATCGCCGCATGATCCCCGAGGAGGTTCCGGCCGACGTCGAGGCCGACGTGCGCCGCGTGATCGCCGAGGCCGCCGCGCGCTGCCCCGGTGTGTCCGTGGACGTGCGGCGAATCCTCCTCGCGAACCCGCTGAAACCGCTGCCGGGCAACCGGCCGCTGGTCGATGCGCTGAAGCGCCACGGCGAGTCCGTCTTCGGCGAGCCCATCGCCGAGTGCGGCACGCCGCTGTACGCCGACGCGCGCCTCTACGGCGAACGCGGCATCCCGGCCGTGATCTACGGCGCCGGGCCACGCACGCTGCTGGAGTCCAACGCGAAGCGGTCCGACGAACACGTGGTGCTCGACGACCTGCGCAAGGCCACGAAGGTGGTGGCGCGGACGCTGCTCGACCTGCTGCGCTGA
- the puuE gene encoding allantoinase PuuE, which yields MTPDYPRDLVGYGRNPPHARWPGGARIAVQFVLNHEEGGENNVLHGDAGSETFLSEIIGAQSYATRHLSMESIYEYGSRAGVWRLLREFERRGLPLTIFGVGMALQRHPELTQAFLDAGHEIANHQWRWIHYQHMPEAEEREHIARGTQIIREMTGGQWPLGWYTGRDSPNTKRLVADHGGYEYDSDHYGDDLPFWMPVTKSDGSTLQRLVVPYTLDTNDMRFAAPQGFNTGEHFFQYLKDAFDVLYAEGDPAGLDRPKMLSIGMHSRLLGRPGRFQSLVRFLDHVAAHPDVWVCRRIDIARHWREHHPAPETA from the coding sequence ATGACCCCCGACTACCCCCGCGACCTCGTCGGCTACGGCCGCAACCCCCCGCACGCCCGCTGGCCCGGCGGCGCCCGCATCGCCGTGCAGTTCGTGCTGAACCACGAGGAGGGCGGCGAGAACAACGTGCTCCACGGGGACGCCGGCTCCGAGACCTTCCTGTCCGAGATCATCGGCGCGCAGAGCTACGCCACGCGCCACCTCAGCATGGAGAGCATCTACGAGTACGGCTCGCGTGCCGGCGTGTGGCGCCTGCTGCGCGAGTTCGAGCGCCGCGGCCTGCCGCTCACCATCTTCGGCGTGGGCATGGCGCTGCAGCGCCACCCCGAACTCACGCAGGCCTTCCTCGACGCCGGCCACGAGATCGCCAACCACCAGTGGCGCTGGATCCACTACCAGCACATGCCGGAGGCCGAGGAGCGCGAGCACATCGCCCGCGGCACGCAGATCATCCGCGAGATGACCGGCGGCCAGTGGCCCCTCGGCTGGTACACCGGCCGCGACAGCCCCAACACCAAGCGGCTCGTGGCCGACCATGGCGGCTACGAGTACGACAGCGACCACTACGGCGACGACCTGCCGTTCTGGATGCCCGTGACGAAGAGCGACGGCAGCACCCTGCAACGCCTCGTCGTGCCCTACACGCTCGACACCAACGACATGCGCTTCGCCGCCCCGCAGGGTTTCAACACCGGCGAGCACTTCTTTCAGTACCTGAAGGACGCGTTCGACGTGCTGTACGCGGAGGGCGACCCGGCCGGCCTCGACCGTCCGAAGATGCTCAGCATCGGCATGCACTCGCGCCTGCTGGGCCGCCCGGGGCGGTTCCAGTCGCTGGTGCGGTTCCTCGACCATGTGGCCGCACACCCCGACGTGTGGGTGTGCCGGCGCATCGACATCGCGCGCCACTGGCGCGAACACCATCCCGCCCCGGAGACCGCATGA
- a CDS encoding PEP-CTERM sorting domain-containing protein (PEP-CTERM proteins occur, often in large numbers, in the proteomes of bacteria that also encode an exosortase, a predicted intramembrane cysteine proteinase. The presence of a PEP-CTERM domain at a protein's C-terminus predicts cleavage within the sorting domain, followed by covalent anchoring to some some component of the (usually Gram-negative) cell surface. Many PEP-CTERM proteins exhibit an unusual sequence composition that includes large numbers of potential glycosylation sites. Expression of one such protein has been shown restore the ability of a bacterium to form floc, a type of biofilm.), with product MVPAPSLSGVPTWARRAALLVLATAPMWAHAQSALGDVDAMADVFEGPTPSPVTASDEQLQPSGVSVLAIAQTAHEQRQAHGFAQVNADPAGAGSGTFARARGDAGAGATAEATARWAFSDGLTIDRADLTGRAGVVTVAIRYGGHATADAVGDNTAWSSASLVARFGGDSAEASASASVRDGVRTEDPLTDVPGATRGEFLLTTSFTWGEAIDLSLDSFSSVASYTSGLAESYATAGVSGFWDRIRSVSVDGVAVRDYQLSSLSGYDYRWPFGQLPPPVPEPGMAAAMALGAVLAALGARRRRPPRQGPEA from the coding sequence ATGGTGCCTGCCCCCTCGCTCTCCGGCGTCCCGACGTGGGCGCGGCGCGCCGCGCTGCTGGTCCTGGCGACCGCGCCGATGTGGGCCCACGCCCAGTCGGCGCTCGGCGATGTCGATGCCATGGCCGACGTGTTCGAGGGCCCCACGCCATCGCCCGTGACGGCCAGCGACGAGCAGTTGCAGCCGTCGGGCGTGTCGGTCCTGGCCATCGCGCAGACGGCCCATGAACAACGCCAGGCCCACGGATTCGCCCAGGTCAATGCCGACCCTGCGGGAGCCGGTTCCGGCACCTTCGCACGGGCCCGCGGGGACGCGGGCGCGGGTGCCACGGCGGAGGCCACCGCACGCTGGGCCTTCTCCGACGGTCTCACCATCGACCGCGCCGACCTCACCGGCCGCGCCGGTGTCGTCACGGTCGCCATCCGCTATGGGGGCCACGCCACCGCCGATGCCGTCGGAGACAACACGGCGTGGTCGTCGGCCTCGCTGGTCGCCCGCTTCGGCGGGGACTCGGCCGAAGCGTCGGCCTCGGCGTCCGTGCGCGACGGGGTCCGCACCGAGGACCCGCTGACGGACGTGCCAGGTGCCACGAGGGGGGAGTTCCTGCTCACCACGTCGTTCACATGGGGCGAGGCGATCGACCTGTCGCTCGACAGCTTCTCGAGCGTCGCGAGCTACACCTCCGGCCTGGCAGAGAGCTACGCGACGGCCGGGGTGTCCGGTTTCTGGGACCGCATCCGGTCCGTGTCCGTCGACGGCGTCGCCGTGCGCGACTATCAGCTGAGTTCGCTGTCCGGGTACGACTACCGCTGGCCATTCGGGCAGCTGCCGCCCCCCGTGCCGGAACCCGGCATGGCCGCCGCGATGGCGCTGGGCGCCGTGCTGGCCGCGCTCGGGGCAAGGCGTCGGCGCCCGCCCCGTCAGGGCCCGGAGGCCTGA